In a genomic window of Acetomicrobium sp. S15 = DSM 107314:
- a CDS encoding COG1470 family protein, with protein MKRICLALTLIVLLLVVPHFAYSQAVGEEPFQLYAPFTGVIIGAKDRATLDVKLKNMTDKGLDVKLELERDEKAEGWEVMLLNSEWSGFGVSSLHLGTGDEDKEATVKLRIKPAEDAAAGEYRFIVKASTLDGAFSETLPIVVQLTGGKVAEEKVKTDIELEAKYPAVEGTPGRAFSYEISVKNAGGDAVVVDLTLNLPEKWSGYITPRWESERRINSIKLDGSATERILLTVTPPIDVEKKDYPVKLIAKTGDVEKALDLSAIIKGTYRLQMVPETNRLNFDMVAGEEKRLVLYLWNEGSAPIENISLLASKPEGWEVKFEPEKLSSLESLLVTQKPEQVTAIFKAPERTIPGDYQVSVTAAGDQDQKSLDLRATVKVPTSWGWAGIGVIAAVLLLLFGIFMKLKRR; from the coding sequence ATGAAGCGGATTTGTCTAGCCTTGACGTTGATAGTACTCTTGCTTGTTGTGCCACATTTTGCGTATTCCCAGGCAGTGGGCGAGGAGCCCTTTCAGTTATATGCGCCCTTTACGGGGGTTATCATAGGCGCAAAAGACAGAGCTACATTGGACGTGAAGCTCAAGAACATGACCGACAAGGGTCTGGACGTGAAGCTCGAACTCGAGAGGGACGAAAAGGCCGAAGGTTGGGAGGTGATGCTCTTAAACTCCGAGTGGAGCGGCTTCGGAGTGAGCAGCCTTCATCTCGGCACGGGCGATGAGGATAAAGAGGCGACGGTAAAACTCCGCATAAAGCCCGCCGAGGATGCCGCGGCAGGGGAGTATCGCTTCATCGTGAAAGCCTCTACGCTTGACGGCGCATTTTCCGAAACATTGCCCATCGTGGTTCAGCTCACCGGTGGCAAAGTGGCTGAGGAGAAAGTCAAGACAGATATCGAACTGGAGGCCAAATATCCTGCCGTTGAAGGCACGCCGGGAAGGGCGTTTAGCTACGAGATTTCCGTTAAAAACGCGGGCGGAGATGCCGTGGTTGTGGATTTGACGCTGAACCTGCCCGAGAAGTGGTCGGGTTACATAACGCCGCGATGGGAGTCCGAGAGGAGGATAAACTCCATCAAACTCGATGGCAGCGCTACGGAGCGCATCCTTCTAACCGTAACGCCCCCCATCGATGTAGAGAAGAAGGATTATCCCGTAAAGCTCATCGCTAAGACAGGTGACGTGGAGAAGGCGCTGGACCTCTCGGCGATTATAAAGGGAACTTACAGGCTTCAGATGGTGCCTGAGACTAATCGACTCAACTTCGATATGGTGGCGGGGGAAGAGAAGCGCCTGGTGCTCTATCTCTGGAACGAGGGATCTGCTCCCATCGAAAACATTTCTCTCTTGGCCAGCAAGCCAGAGGGGTGGGAAGTGAAATTTGAGCCGGAAAAGTTATCAAGTCTGGAGTCCCTTTTGGTCACGCAGAAACCGGAGCAGGTGACGGCTATTTTCAAGGCTCCCGAGCGCACCATCCCTGGCGATTATCAGGTGTCCGTTACGGCAGCTGGGGACCAGGATCAAAAGAGCTTGGACTTAAGAGCCACAGTAAAGGTCCCCACCAGCTGGGGGTGGGCTGGTATTGGCGTTATCGCGGCAGTTCTTTTGCTCCTGTTCGGTATTTTCATGAAGCTGAAGAGGCGATAG
- a CDS encoding nitroreductase family protein, producing the protein MNEVLDVIKRRRSIRKYLPDQIKDEELNMILEAAIFAPSGHNEQPWHFLVIQNKELIDRMSEKAKEAMMRSDIDWIVKIGQNTRRHIFHNAPTVIVVSGRKGSYSALVDCSAATQNMLLAAESLGIGSCWIGLANFFFQQEEEAKRLSIPEGYEPFYAVTLGYKDPSHQSIAPERKRDVFAYIR; encoded by the coding sequence ATGAATGAAGTTCTCGATGTCATCAAGCGCAGAAGGAGCATCCGCAAGTATTTGCCGGATCAGATCAAGGATGAAGAGCTGAATATGATATTGGAGGCGGCAATCTTTGCCCCGAGCGGTCATAACGAGCAGCCGTGGCACTTTCTGGTCATCCAGAATAAAGAACTCATCGACCGTATGAGCGAGAAGGCAAAAGAGGCAATGATGCGTTCGGATATAGACTGGATTGTCAAGATAGGGCAAAATACGCGCCGTCACATCTTTCATAACGCCCCTACAGTAATAGTGGTTTCTGGCCGCAAGGGCTCGTATTCCGCTTTAGTGGACTGCTCTGCCGCCACGCAAAACATGCTTTTGGCTGCCGAGAGCCTTGGCATAGGAAGCTGTTGGATAGGCCTCGCCAATTTCTTCTTTCAACAGGAAGAAGAGGCAAAAAGGCTTTCCATCCCAGAGGGGTATGAGCCTTTTTATGCCGTCACGTTGGGCTATAAAGATCCTTCACATCAGTCCATAGCGCCCGAGCGGAAACGCGACGTCTTTGCCTACATTAGATGA
- a CDS encoding cyclophilin-like fold protein, translating into MSTEIKITVGSVIVRVKLNDTKAAKSIKEALPIKSEASTWGDEVYFSTPVKASLEDAKEVVEMGDVGYWPPGKAICLFFGPTPASRGDEIRPASPVVVVGKVIGDPTVLKAVRDGDSVTVELSE; encoded by the coding sequence ATGTCTACAGAGATTAAAATTACCGTAGGATCTGTGATTGTAAGGGTGAAATTGAATGATACAAAAGCCGCCAAGTCTATAAAGGAAGCGCTTCCTATAAAGAGCGAAGCTTCTACATGGGGTGATGAGGTTTATTTTTCTACGCCTGTCAAGGCCTCTCTTGAGGATGCCAAAGAGGTGGTGGAAATGGGTGACGTGGGTTACTGGCCGCCTGGCAAAGCTATCTGTCTATTTTTTGGCCCTACGCCTGCGAGTCGAGGTGATGAAATTCGCCCAGCCAGCCCCGTGGTAGTGGTAGGTAAAGTTATAGGTGACCCGACGGTTCTCAAGGCTGTGCGCGATGGTGATAGCGTAACCGTGGAACTCTCGGAATGA
- a CDS encoding ABC transporter ATP-binding protein, producing the protein MEWVVEASELTKLYDGFKAVDGVSFCIAKGEIFGLLGPNGAGKTTTILMLLGLTEPTSGTARVYGYNSTTEPLQVKRVTGYLPENVGFYEELTAAENLLYIARLNGIKGEEAERKIEEALEVVGLSHVKDQATGTFSKGMRQRLGLASVLIKDPKLVILDEPTTGIDPEGTEQVLRLIMKMAHEMGVTVMVSSHLLYQMQRICDRVGIMFKGKMVAQGSIDEIGAQVLGERQGVMKLTCDNLEPSLMERLKSKEGVFDVSASGMAVVVKFDESRKADLVRDVVNEGFIPIEVRGKEYSLEEIYMRYFQEG; encoded by the coding sequence ATGGAGTGGGTAGTTGAGGCCTCCGAACTCACCAAGCTCTACGACGGCTTCAAGGCTGTCGATGGTGTGAGTTTTTGCATAGCCAAAGGGGAGATTTTTGGTCTGTTGGGGCCCAATGGAGCCGGCAAAACGACCACGATACTTATGCTTTTGGGCCTCACAGAACCCACTTCTGGCACGGCAAGAGTTTACGGTTATAACTCTACCACTGAGCCCCTCCAGGTGAAGAGGGTAACCGGCTATCTCCCCGAGAATGTGGGCTTCTATGAAGAGCTGACGGCAGCGGAAAACCTCCTCTATATAGCCCGCTTAAATGGCATCAAAGGTGAGGAGGCCGAAAGGAAGATCGAAGAAGCCTTGGAGGTCGTCGGCCTATCCCACGTTAAAGATCAAGCGACGGGCACGTTCTCTAAGGGAATGAGGCAAAGGCTGGGCCTCGCCTCCGTGCTGATAAAAGATCCGAAACTCGTCATCTTGGATGAGCCCACCACGGGCATAGACCCAGAGGGAACAGAGCAGGTATTGAGACTCATTATGAAAATGGCTCACGAAATGGGCGTTACGGTGATGGTCTCTTCGCACCTGCTTTATCAGATGCAAAGGATCTGCGACCGGGTGGGGATCATGTTCAAAGGCAAGATGGTGGCTCAAGGGAGCATCGATGAGATAGGGGCTCAAGTTTTGGGCGAGAGGCAAGGGGTGATGAAGCTCACGTGCGATAACCTCGAGCCGTCATTGATGGAGAGGCTCAAGAGTAAAGAGGGCGTGTTCGATGTGAGCGCAAGCGGCATGGCAGTGGTGGTCAAGTTCGACGAAAGCCGTAAGGCCGACCTTGTCCGTGACGTCGTCAACGAAGGTTTCATTCCAATTGAGGTGAGAGGCAAGGAATATAGCCTTGAGGAGATCTATATGAGATATTTCCAGGAAGGGTGA